The following proteins come from a genomic window of Methanosarcina sp. MTP4:
- a CDS encoding flavodoxin family protein: protein MKTLVTYMTQTGNTKKIAEAIYSEVAGEKDIKDIKDVSNFEGYDLVFVGFPVMQFNIPENVSKFVKENVAGKNIAFFMTHAVPEGFEAIHSWTGSCKDIAASGNYLGTFECQGELAQSIIDMLEKSDDPQMKAFAEMGPSTKGQPDESRVQKAKEFAKEIQAKVQ, encoded by the coding sequence ATGAAAACATTAGTAACATATATGACACAGACAGGAAACACAAAGAAGATCGCAGAAGCTATTTATAGTGAAGTTGCTGGCGAAAAGGACATCAAAGACATCAAAGATGTAAGCAATTTTGAAGGTTATGACCTTGTGTTCGTGGGTTTCCCTGTAATGCAATTCAACATTCCTGAGAATGTTTCAAAATTCGTGAAAGAGAATGTAGCTGGCAAGAACATAGCATTCTTCATGACCCATGCTGTTCCTGAAGGATTTGAAGCCATACATTCATGGACCGGTTCCTGCAAGGATATCGCAGCTAGTGGTAATTATCTTGGTACATTTGAATGTCAGGGTGAACTTGCACAATCTATTATTGATATGCTCGAAAAATCCGATGATCCTCAGATGAAAGCATTTGCTGAGATGGGTCCTTCCACAAAAGGACAGCCTGATGAATCCCGTGTTCAGAAAGCAAAGGAATTTGCAAAGGAAATTCAGGCAAAGGTCCAGTGA
- a CDS encoding class I SAM-dependent methyltransferase, which translates to MAKTVLVVLKKRNHYQDTTTDLSNCLCEGFMVDSPIFEIFDGLPRQGPGNNKCTEKAFNLLSSLPAGSKILDIGCGVGMQTIHLAKICNDCHITATDIYQPFLDKLMENAVKEGFDDRITTVCASMDDLPFEAGEFDIIWAEGSIFIIGFEKGLSYWKQFLKEGGYMALTESTWFTDEPSSEVLQFWQGCYPDIKSIPDTEKVIMAVGYDLIDRFKLPASTWYDFYSHLEKRVDEISDNYKGNTDAEEILSFNRKEIKIFREYPDEYGYTFFILQKNTNK; encoded by the coding sequence ATGGCAAAGACTGTCCTGGTAGTGCTTAAAAAACGCAACCATTATCAGGATACCACAACAGATTTAAGCAATTGTCTCTGTGAGGGTTTTATGGTAGATTCACCAATTTTTGAGATATTTGATGGATTGCCCAGACAGGGTCCGGGTAATAACAAGTGCACTGAAAAAGCCTTTAATTTGCTTTCTTCCCTTCCTGCAGGCAGTAAGATCCTTGACATTGGTTGCGGTGTGGGTATGCAGACAATACATCTTGCGAAGATCTGCAACGACTGTCACATCACTGCAACTGACATTTACCAGCCTTTTCTGGATAAACTGATGGAAAATGCAGTTAAAGAAGGATTTGATGACAGGATTACCACGGTTTGTGCTTCCATGGATGACCTGCCTTTTGAAGCAGGAGAATTCGACATAATCTGGGCAGAAGGCTCTATCTTTATCATTGGTTTTGAAAAAGGACTTAGCTACTGGAAACAGTTTCTGAAAGAAGGAGGTTATATGGCACTGACAGAAAGCACATGGTTCACGGATGAACCTTCTTCGGAAGTGCTTCAATTCTGGCAGGGCTGTTATCCTGATATCAAGAGCATACCTGACACTGAAAAAGTTATCATGGCAGTAGGATATGATCTCATTGACCGCTTTAAACTGCCAGCTTCTACCTGGTACGATTTTTACTCCCATCTGGAAAAAAGAGTTGATGAGATCAGTGATAACTATAAAGGAAACACCGATGCAGAAGAGATACTTAGTTTTAACAGAAAAGAGATAAAGATCTTCAGAGAATATCCGGATGAATATGGTTATACGTTCTTCATTTTACAGAAGAACACAAATAAATGA
- a CDS encoding opioid growth factor receptor-related protein encodes MQYVEHLENKFDGEIGVLEKRHIQVDCLVYIGKEANNIENQPLDVRQVQVFVNEEEVMRKVLKIHRKKQRFLGC; translated from the coding sequence TTGCAGTATGTTGAACATCTAGAAAATAAGTTTGATGGGGAAATAGGGGTTTTAGAGAAAAGGCATATTCAGGTTGATTGTTTGGTCTACATAGGGAAAGAAGCCAATAATATTGAGAATCAACCCTTGGATGTTAGGCAGGTACAAGTATTTGTTAATGAGGAAGAGGTCATGAGGAAGGTACTTAAAATCCATAGAAAGAAACAGAGATTTTTGGGTTGTTAG